In one Chitinophaga sancti genomic region, the following are encoded:
- a CDS encoding sigma-54 interaction domain-containing protein — protein MELFGLLQWLLPGNNTGFQPDHDAVKGIKNEEELMAFIQSVLRPYLHTISMLIGIADANGAIAFWWMHTEHAFLFPELPERVPAAWFSNTTSNILELNAPDRRDAFQTTLFKNGVKEVLIHSLQIQQKNLGFLCLLSDTKNTFPVAVQAIVNTSAGLFVAACLQVLLIQLTEEHRQKMTGALPLAVIKAEMIGGAALQPALRLLSQVAPTPATVLLTGETGTGKELFAAAIHQASPRRRQQMVKVNCAALPAQLIESELFGHEKGAFTGALQRRIGKFELADKGTLFLDEVGELPLELQAKLLRAIQEKEIERLGGNETIKVDVRIIAATNRNLENEIAAGRFREDLYYRLFVFPIKLPPLRERLDDIPLLLQHIAGNAARRYERHIKGIDPACIPALLAYRWPGNIRELENLVERAVIAATDPYIMIVPPQSRRVASSSDTSPPPTTSLADAERTTIIQALRQCNGKIRGPQGAAAMLDIKPTTLEARMKKLGIVKEHVLR, from the coding sequence ATGGAGTTATTCGGTTTGTTACAATGGTTGTTGCCCGGGAACAATACGGGTTTTCAACCGGACCATGATGCTGTAAAAGGGATCAAAAATGAGGAGGAATTAATGGCGTTTATACAGTCAGTACTCAGGCCGTATTTACACACTATTTCCATGCTGATCGGCATTGCTGATGCTAATGGCGCTATCGCTTTTTGGTGGATGCATACTGAACATGCTTTCCTGTTTCCGGAACTACCGGAGCGGGTACCTGCTGCCTGGTTCTCCAACACTACCTCCAACATATTGGAGTTAAATGCCCCGGATCGTAGAGATGCTTTCCAGACCACTTTATTCAAAAATGGTGTAAAAGAGGTGTTGATCCACTCTTTACAAATTCAGCAGAAAAATTTAGGCTTTCTTTGTTTGCTCTCCGATACAAAAAATACTTTTCCGGTTGCAGTACAGGCAATCGTTAACACGTCTGCGGGCTTATTTGTCGCTGCCTGTCTGCAGGTACTACTCATACAGCTGACGGAGGAACACCGGCAAAAAATGACCGGCGCATTGCCCCTGGCAGTGATTAAAGCCGAAATGATTGGAGGTGCCGCTTTGCAACCGGCCCTGCGATTATTATCGCAGGTGGCACCAACCCCTGCTACGGTGTTACTGACAGGGGAGACAGGAACGGGGAAGGAGTTGTTTGCCGCGGCGATTCACCAGGCATCCCCGAGGCGGAGACAACAGATGGTAAAGGTGAACTGTGCGGCCCTGCCAGCGCAGCTGATTGAGTCAGAATTGTTCGGGCATGAGAAGGGGGCATTTACAGGAGCTTTGCAACGGAGGATCGGGAAATTTGAGCTGGCGGATAAAGGCACTTTGTTCCTGGATGAAGTAGGGGAATTGCCCCTGGAATTGCAGGCGAAACTATTACGTGCCATCCAGGAAAAGGAGATAGAGCGACTGGGAGGGAATGAAACGATTAAGGTGGATGTGCGGATTATTGCGGCGACTAACAGAAATCTGGAAAATGAGATAGCGGCGGGGAGGTTCAGGGAAGATTTGTATTACCGCTTGTTTGTATTCCCTATTAAGTTGCCGCCATTGCGGGAGCGGCTGGATGATATTCCATTGTTGTTGCAGCATATTGCAGGTAATGCAGCCAGGCGCTATGAGCGGCATATAAAAGGGATTGATCCGGCGTGTATACCCGCATTGTTAGCCTACCGGTGGCCTGGAAATATCAGGGAGCTGGAGAACCTGGTGGAGCGGGCAGTGATTGCGGCAACAGATCCATACATAATGATTGTGCCGCCGCAGAGCCGGCGGGTTGCATCATCGTCAGATACATCGCCGCCGCCCACTACCTCGCTGGCAGATGCTGAAAGGACAACGATTATTCAGGCATTGCGGCAATGCAATGGAAAGATCAGGGGCCCGCAGGGTGCAGCAGCGATGCTGGATATAAAGCCCACAACCCTGGAAGCCAGGATGAAGAAGCTGGGAATTGTGAAGGAGCATGTGTTGCGGTAG
- a CDS encoding response regulator transcription factor — translation MNAPNIDPGVNNDVTQQVLLVTGDAGMTRKIRQLLTPQYALLSTNNIIEGIEMAHQHHPDLILCDALVQDATGYQFLITLRNDSVLKPTPFILFSRPNTPANMRKGMNLGADDYLAAPFTGEELLKSIHSRISRFHHIRDTPNYTREKITLQEVSTIAINDRLSKTEAKILSMIARGMSSRDIASFKCISVRTVDNHRHNITKKLQLSGPNALVKFAIGYAGAMR, via the coding sequence ATGAATGCACCTAATATCGACCCTGGCGTAAATAATGATGTTACCCAGCAAGTTCTTTTAGTAACAGGCGATGCAGGCATGACCCGGAAAATCCGGCAATTGCTTACACCGCAATACGCCCTTCTCAGCACAAATAATATTATAGAGGGGATAGAAATGGCACATCAACATCATCCCGATCTGATCCTCTGCGATGCACTGGTACAGGATGCTACAGGCTATCAGTTCCTGATTACCCTTAGAAACGATTCGGTGCTAAAGCCAACTCCTTTCATCCTTTTTTCCCGCCCGAATACGCCCGCAAATATGCGTAAAGGCATGAACCTGGGAGCTGACGATTACCTCGCCGCACCCTTTACCGGCGAGGAACTACTCAAAAGTATCCACTCCCGCATCAGCAGGTTTCATCATATCAGGGATACCCCAAATTATACGAGGGAAAAGATAACCCTGCAGGAAGTAAGCACGATCGCCATTAATGACAGACTGAGTAAAACGGAGGCTAAAATACTAAGCATGATAGCCAGGGGGATGAGTAGCCGGGATATTGCATCATTTAAATGTATCAGTGTACGAACAGTGGACAATCACAGGCATAACATCACAAAGAAACTGCAATTGTCAGGGCCTAATGCGCTGGTGAAATTTGCCATCGGGTATGCAGGCGCCATGAGATAA
- a CDS encoding tyrosine-protein phosphatase, which produces MFFFRKKPENVELHLPFLAGIGTDIHSHLLPAVDDGSQDLDTSVEFIETLHSLGIQNIITTPHVMMDRYPNSAETLSEPYQQVKNALAEKNIPVQFHHAAEYYMDEFFEELMKAPLMTLNGEMILVEISFMSAPPQLHQWLFELAAQGYRPVLAHPERYNYFHSTPEEYKVFKQRGCLLQVNLLSLTGYYGRHIQKAAEWLIEHKQVDYIGTDLHHSKHLHAIKSIAKDKKLVKLLESYPFKNNTIQLVPQL; this is translated from the coding sequence ATGTTTTTCTTTCGTAAAAAACCTGAAAATGTCGAACTGCACCTGCCTTTCCTGGCGGGTATTGGCACTGACATTCACTCACACCTGTTACCCGCCGTGGACGATGGATCCCAGGACCTGGACACCTCAGTAGAATTCATCGAAACACTCCACTCCCTCGGTATACAGAACATCATCACGACTCCCCATGTCATGATGGATCGTTATCCAAACTCTGCCGAAACACTCAGTGAACCTTATCAGCAGGTAAAGAACGCCCTTGCCGAAAAGAATATTCCCGTGCAGTTTCATCATGCAGCAGAATACTACATGGATGAGTTTTTTGAAGAGCTGATGAAAGCGCCCCTCATGACGCTGAATGGCGAAATGATCCTCGTGGAGATCTCATTTATGAGTGCTCCCCCGCAGTTACATCAATGGCTCTTTGAACTGGCAGCACAAGGCTACCGCCCCGTACTGGCCCATCCTGAAAGATATAATTACTTCCATTCAACGCCCGAAGAATACAAGGTATTCAAACAAAGAGGATGTCTCCTGCAGGTAAACCTGCTGTCACTCACAGGCTACTATGGCAGACATATTCAGAAGGCAGCAGAATGGCTGATAGAACATAAACAGGTTGATTACATCGGTACAGACCTGCATCACAGCAAACACCTGCATGCCATCAAATCAATTGCAAAAGATAAAAAACTGGTGAAATTGCTGGAATCGTACCCATTCAAAAATAATACGATCCAACTGGTTCCTCAGCTATAA
- a CDS encoding GAF domain-containing protein, with protein sequence MAEDLSIVQGDKIAQYQSIIPQINALIEGEPDLVANLANTVAALKEQFNWFWVGFYLVKDDELVLAPFQGPVACTRIKKGRGVCGASWAQAATLIVPDVEKFPGHIACSSLSRSEIVLPIIRQGEVIGVLDVDSEQLSHFDEIDQQYLEQIISGLNFED encoded by the coding sequence ATGGCAGAAGATTTAAGTATCGTACAGGGAGACAAAATAGCCCAATATCAGTCGATTATACCGCAAATCAACGCACTTATTGAAGGGGAACCCGATCTGGTGGCCAACCTCGCCAATACCGTCGCTGCACTGAAGGAACAATTCAACTGGTTCTGGGTAGGATTTTACCTCGTAAAAGATGATGAACTGGTACTTGCCCCTTTCCAGGGCCCCGTAGCCTGCACCCGGATCAAAAAGGGCCGTGGTGTATGTGGTGCCAGCTGGGCACAGGCAGCTACCCTCATCGTTCCCGACGTGGAAAAATTCCCGGGCCATATCGCCTGCTCCAGTCTCTCCAGATCAGAAATCGTACTGCCCATTATTCGACAAGGCGAAGTGATCGGAGTGTTAGATGTAGATAGCGAACAGCTGTCTCATTTCGACGAAATTGACCAGCAATACCTGGAACAAATAATCTCCGGCCTGAACTTTGAGGATTAA